A region from the Acinonyx jubatus isolate Ajub_Pintada_27869175 chromosome C2, VMU_Ajub_asm_v1.0, whole genome shotgun sequence genome encodes:
- the LRRC3B gene encoding leucine-rich repeat-containing protein 3B has product MNLVDLWLTRSLSMCLLLQSFVLMILCFHSASMCPKGCLCSSSGGLNVTCSNANLKEIPRDLPPETVLLYLDSNQITSIPNEIFKDLHQLRVLNLSKNGIEFIDEHAFKGVAETLQTLDLSDNRIQSVHKNAFNNLKARARIANNPWHCDCTLQQVLRSMASNHETAHNVICKTSVLDEHAGRPFLNAANDADLCNLPKKTTDYAMLVTMFGWFTMVISYVVYYVRQNQEDARRHLEYLKSLPSRQKKADEPDDISTVV; this is encoded by the coding sequence ATGAATCTGGTAGACCTGTGGTTAACCCGTTCCCTCTCCATGTGTCTCCTCCTACAAAGTTTTGTTCTTATGATACTGTGCTTTCATTCAGCCAGTATGTGTCCCAAGGGctgtctctgttcttcctctggGGGTTTAAATGTCACCTGTAGCAATGCAAATCTCAAGGAAATACCTAGAGATCTTCCTCCGGAAACAGTCTTATTGTATCTGGACTCCAATCAGATCACATCTATCCCCAATGAGATTTTTAAGGACCTCCATCAACTAAGAGTTCTCAACTTGTCCAAAAACGGCATTGAGTTTATTGATGAGCATGCTTTCAAAGGAGTAGCGGAAACTTTGCAGACTCTGGACTTGTCTGACAACCGGATTCAAAGCGTGCACAAAAATGCCTTCAATAACCTGAAGGCCAGGGCCAGAATCGCCAACAACCCCTGGCACTGCGACTGTACTCTCCAGCAAGTTCTGAGGAGCATGGCATCCAACCACGAGACAGCCCACAATGTGATCTGTAAGACTTCTGTGTTGGATGAGCACGCCGGGAGACCATTCCTCAATGCTGCCAATGATGCTGACCTTTGTAACCTCCCCAAAAAGACTACCGATTATGCCATGCTGGTCACCATGTTTGGCTGGTTCACCATGGTGATCTCATATGTGGTGTATTACGTGAGGCAAAATCAGGAGGATGCCCGGAGACACCTTGAATACTTGAAATCCCTGCCcagcaggcagaagaaagcagATGAGCCCGATGACATTAGCACTGTGGTATAG